The DNA sequence ATTTGCAAAGGATTAAGTTCAGCAAAAAGTACTATAAAATCTATAAAAAAATTTCTACCGCCCTATGGAAACATCAGAGTTTTAATTATAACAGAAAAGCAGTTTGATAATATGCAAATACTTTTAGGCGGAATTTCTTTGAATGAAAAAATGAATAATGATAAGAATTTAGTTCTTTTTGAGTATGATGAAAAAAGTCAAAATTTTAAATACAATACTGAAAAAATACAAAAACAAAAAAGAACAAAAACTATCAAGCAACAAAGCTTATT is a window from the Campylobacter sp. RM10537 genome containing:
- the cas2 gene encoding CRISPR-associated endonuclease Cas2, yielding MIEDKFMRVLLMFDIPTKSKKDQKHASKFRTSLIKLGFFMMQFSVYVKICKGLSSAKSTIKSIKKFLPPYGNIRVLIITEKQFDNMQILLGGISLNEKMNNDKNLVLFEYDEKSQNFKYNTEKIQKQKRTKTIKQQSLFEF